A region of Burkholderiales bacterium JOSHI_001 DNA encodes the following proteins:
- a CDS encoding transcriptional regulator (PFAM: Bacterial regulatory proteins, gntR family; UTRA domain): MPATAAPDLPPPAAGVDSPAAEAATSPVADGSPGNTPAFSPLYQQIKALITKDLQHGVWKPGEVIPSELDLAGRFKVSQGTVRKAIDELAAENLLVRRQGKGTFVSTHAEQNTQYRFLRLTGPEGTVRGMERRFLDCRRLRAPADVARALALRTGDTVVLVRRLLLLAARPMVLDEIWLPGHLFKGLTAERLAQYRGPMYGLFEAEFGVRMLRAEEQIRAVAADAAQAELLAVTPGEPLLSVERRSMTYGDKPVELRRGLYNTAEHFYSNELN, encoded by the coding sequence ATGCCCGCGACCGCCGCCCCCGACCTGCCGCCGCCGGCCGCCGGTGTGGACAGCCCTGCCGCCGAGGCCGCCACGTCCCCCGTGGCCGACGGGTCGCCCGGCAACACGCCCGCCTTCAGCCCGCTGTACCAGCAGATCAAGGCGCTGATCACCAAGGACCTGCAGCACGGCGTGTGGAAGCCGGGCGAAGTGATTCCCAGTGAACTGGACCTGGCGGGGCGCTTCAAGGTGAGCCAGGGCACGGTGCGCAAGGCCATCGACGAACTGGCGGCTGAAAACCTGCTGGTGCGCCGCCAGGGCAAGGGCACCTTCGTGTCCACCCATGCCGAGCAGAACACCCAGTACCGCTTCCTGCGCCTGACCGGCCCCGAAGGCACGGTGCGCGGCATGGAGCGCCGCTTCCTGGACTGCCGACGTCTGCGCGCCCCGGCCGACGTGGCCCGCGCGCTCGCGCTGCGCACCGGCGACACCGTGGTGCTGGTGCGCCGCCTTTTGTTGCTGGCGGCCAGGCCCATGGTGCTGGACGAGATCTGGCTGCCCGGTCACCTGTTCAAAGGCCTGACCGCCGAGCGACTGGCCCAGTACCGCGGGCCGATGTACGGCCTGTTCGAGGCCGAGTTCGGCGTGCGCATGCTGCGTGCCGAGGAACAGATTCGCGCCGTGGCGGCCGATGCCGCGCAGGCCGAACTGCTGGCCGTGACGCCGGGTGAGCCGCTGCTGTCGGTGGAGCGCCGGTCCATGACCTATGGCGACAAGCCGGTGGAACTGCGCCGCGGCCTGTACAACACCGCCGAACACTTCTACAGCAATGAACTCAACTGA
- a CDS encoding citrate lyase beta subunit (PFAM: HpcH/HpaI aldolase/citrate lyase family) — protein MSTALHPRDALLDPGEPAAVPLPVCDHYSGVELRMRKSLELQADMGPLFDVTLDGEDGAPVGGEVEHAHLMAELAAGPANRHGRVGVRLPVLDHPRFGDVLDIVVKGAGERLAYLVLPKPRGLADVSEGAARIDSACSRHGLPPCIPVHALVETHGALREVFAIAAHPRIECLSFGLMDFVSAHRGALPQSAMGVKGQFEHPLVVRAKLEIAAACHAAGKTPSHCVVTEFKHKAALQEAATRACREFGYTRMWSIHPDQIRPIVDAFSPTTAEVDQAVEIISAAQAAQWAPIRHRHNGQDQLHDRASYRYFWHVLERAHRTGQPLPGEARLAWFGDED, from the coding sequence ATGAGCACCGCCCTTCACCCCCGCGACGCCCTGTTAGATCCCGGCGAACCCGCCGCCGTGCCGCTGCCGGTGTGCGACCACTACAGCGGCGTGGAACTGCGCATGCGCAAGAGCCTGGAACTGCAGGCCGACATGGGCCCGCTGTTCGACGTGACGCTGGACGGTGAAGACGGCGCCCCGGTGGGTGGCGAGGTCGAACACGCGCACCTGATGGCCGAACTGGCCGCCGGGCCCGCCAACCGCCACGGCCGCGTGGGCGTGCGCCTGCCGGTGCTGGACCACCCGCGCTTCGGTGACGTGCTGGACATCGTGGTGAAAGGCGCTGGCGAACGCCTGGCCTACCTGGTGCTGCCCAAACCGCGTGGCCTGGCTGACGTGAGCGAAGGCGCAGCGCGCATCGACTCGGCCTGCAGCCGCCACGGCCTGCCGCCTTGCATCCCCGTGCACGCGCTGGTGGAAACCCACGGCGCCCTGCGCGAGGTCTTCGCCATCGCGGCGCACCCGCGCATCGAATGCCTGTCCTTCGGGCTGATGGACTTCGTCTCGGCCCACCGCGGCGCGCTGCCGCAAAGCGCCATGGGGGTGAAGGGCCAGTTCGAGCACCCGCTGGTGGTGCGCGCCAAGCTGGAAATCGCCGCCGCCTGCCACGCCGCCGGCAAGACGCCGTCGCACTGCGTGGTCACGGAATTCAAGCACAAGGCGGCGCTGCAGGAAGCGGCCACCCGCGCCTGCCGCGAATTCGGCTACACCCGCATGTGGAGCATCCATCCCGACCAGATCCGTCCCATCGTGGACGCCTTTTCCCCCACCACGGCCGAGGTGGACCAGGCGGTGGAGATCATCAGCGCCGCCCAGGCCGCGCAGTGGGCACCCATCCGCCACCGACATAACGGCCAGGATCAGTTGCACGACCGGGCCAGCTACCGCTACTTCTGGCACGTGCTGGAACGCGCCCACCGCACCGGCCAGCCCCTGCCCGGCGAGGCGCGCCTGGCCTGGTTCGGCGACGAGGACTGA
- a CDS encoding aconitate hydratase 2 (PFAM: Aconitate B N-terminal domain; Aconitase family (aconitate hydratase); Aconitate hydratase 2 N-terminus~TIGRFAM: aconitate hydratase 2) encodes MLQAYRQHVAERAALGIPPLPLSAQQTAEAIELIKNPPAGEGDFLLDLLTHRVPPGVDDAAKVKASFLAAVAHGELKVGLISKAKATELLGTMVGGYNVHPLIELLDDKEVAGVAAEALKKTLLMFDFFNDVADKAKAGNAKAQEVMKSWADAEWFTTRPEVPKSITVTVFKVPGETNTDDLSPAPDAWSRPDIPLHYLAMLKNTRSDAAFKPEEDGKRGPMKFIDELKKKGHLVAYVGDVVGTGSSRKSATNSVIWATGQDIPFVPNKRFGGVTLGGKIAPIFFNTQEDSGALPIEVDVGKLEMGDVIDILPYDGKIMKGGQLVTNFQLRSDVLFDEVRAGGRINLIIGRSLTAKAREFLGLPASTTFRLPQPPAATKAGFTLAQKMVGRAVGLPEGQGVRPGTYCEPRMTTVGSQDTTGPMTRDELKDLACLGFSADMVMQSFCHTAAYPKPVDVKTHRELPAFISSRGGVALRPGDGVIHSWLNRLLLPDTVGTGGDSHTRFPIGISFPAGSGLVAFGAATGVMPLDMPESVLVRFKGQLQPGVTLRDLVHAIPLYAIKAGLLTVAKSGKKNIFSGRILEIEGLPDLKVEQAFELSDASAERSAAGCTIKLNKEPVIEYLNSNVVLMKNMIANGYADKRTLERRIQKVQEWLAKPTLLEADKDAEYAAVIEIDLADVKEPILCCPNDPDDAKVLSEVAGTRIDEAFIGSCMTNIGHFRAAAKLLGGQRDIPVKLWVAPPTKMDQDELIKEGHYAAFGTAGARTEMPGCSLCMGNQAQVREGATVVSTSTRNFPNRLGKNTNVYLASAELAAIASKLGKIPSVAEYHEAMGIINKDSASVYRYLNFDKIEEYADTAKGVTV; translated from the coding sequence ATGCTGCAAGCCTATCGCCAACATGTGGCCGAACGCGCCGCCCTCGGCATTCCGCCGCTGCCCCTGTCTGCCCAGCAGACCGCGGAGGCCATCGAGTTGATCAAGAACCCGCCGGCCGGTGAAGGTGATTTCCTGCTGGACCTGCTGACCCACCGCGTGCCGCCGGGCGTGGACGACGCGGCCAAGGTCAAGGCCAGCTTCCTGGCCGCCGTGGCGCATGGCGAACTGAAGGTCGGCCTGATCAGCAAGGCCAAGGCCACCGAACTGCTGGGCACCATGGTGGGCGGCTACAACGTGCACCCGCTGATCGAACTGCTGGACGACAAGGAAGTGGCCGGCGTGGCGGCTGAAGCGCTGAAGAAGACGCTGCTGATGTTCGACTTCTTCAACGACGTGGCCGACAAGGCCAAGGCCGGCAACGCCAAGGCCCAGGAAGTGATGAAGAGCTGGGCCGACGCCGAGTGGTTCACCACCCGCCCCGAAGTGCCCAAGAGCATCACCGTCACCGTCTTCAAGGTGCCCGGCGAAACCAACACCGACGACCTGTCGCCCGCCCCCGACGCCTGGAGCCGCCCGGACATCCCGCTGCACTACCTGGCGATGCTGAAGAACACCCGCAGCGACGCGGCCTTCAAGCCCGAAGAAGACGGCAAGCGCGGCCCGATGAAGTTCATCGACGAGCTGAAGAAGAAGGGCCACCTGGTGGCCTATGTGGGCGACGTGGTGGGCACCGGCTCCAGCCGCAAGAGCGCCACCAACAGCGTGATATGGGCCACCGGCCAGGACATCCCGTTTGTTCCGAACAAGCGCTTCGGCGGCGTCACCCTCGGCGGCAAGATCGCCCCCATCTTCTTCAACACCCAGGAAGACTCCGGCGCCCTGCCCATCGAGGTGGACGTGGGCAAGCTGGAGATGGGCGACGTCATCGACATCCTGCCCTACGACGGCAAGATCATGAAGGGTGGCCAGCTGGTCACCAATTTCCAGCTGCGCAGCGACGTGCTGTTCGACGAAGTGCGCGCGGGTGGCCGCATCAACCTGATCATCGGCCGCAGCCTCACCGCCAAGGCGCGTGAATTCCTGGGCCTGCCGGCCTCGACCACCTTCCGCCTGCCCCAGCCGCCGGCCGCCACGAAGGCCGGCTTCACGCTGGCGCAGAAGATGGTGGGCCGCGCGGTCGGCCTGCCCGAGGGCCAGGGCGTGCGCCCGGGCACCTACTGCGAGCCGCGCATGACGACCGTGGGCAGCCAGGACACCACCGGCCCCATGACCCGCGACGAGCTGAAGGACCTGGCCTGCCTGGGCTTCAGTGCCGACATGGTGATGCAGAGCTTCTGCCACACCGCGGCCTACCCCAAGCCGGTGGACGTGAAGACCCACCGCGAACTGCCCGCCTTCATCAGCAGCCGCGGCGGCGTGGCCCTGCGCCCGGGCGACGGTGTCATCCACAGCTGGCTGAACCGCCTGCTGCTGCCCGACACCGTGGGCACCGGCGGCGACAGCCACACCCGCTTCCCGATCGGCATTTCCTTCCCCGCCGGCTCGGGCCTGGTGGCCTTTGGTGCCGCCACCGGCGTGATGCCGCTGGACATGCCCGAAAGCGTGCTGGTGCGCTTCAAGGGCCAGCTGCAGCCGGGCGTGACCCTGCGCGACCTGGTGCACGCGATCCCGCTGTACGCCATCAAGGCCGGGCTGCTGACCGTGGCCAAGTCGGGCAAGAAGAACATCTTCAGCGGCCGCATCCTGGAAATCGAAGGCCTGCCCGACCTGAAGGTGGAGCAAGCCTTTGAACTTTCCGACGCCAGCGCCGAGCGCAGCGCCGCGGGCTGCACGATCAAGCTGAACAAGGAACCCGTCATCGAGTACCTGAACAGCAACGTCGTGCTGATGAAGAACATGATCGCCAATGGCTACGCCGACAAGCGCACCCTGGAGCGCCGCATCCAGAAGGTGCAGGAATGGCTGGCCAAGCCCACCCTGCTGGAAGCCGACAAGGACGCCGAGTACGCCGCGGTGATCGAGATCGACCTGGCCGACGTGAAGGAGCCCATCCTGTGCTGCCCGAACGACCCGGACGATGCCAAGGTGCTGTCCGAAGTGGCCGGCACCAGGATCGACGAGGCCTTCATCGGCAGCTGCATGACCAACATCGGCCACTTCCGCGCCGCGGCCAAGCTGCTGGGCGGCCAGCGCGACATCCCGGTCAAGCTGTGGGTGGCCCCGCCCACCAAGATGGACCAGGACGAGCTGATCAAGGAAGGCCACTACGCCGCCTTCGGCACCGCCGGCGCGCGCACGGAAATGCCTGGCTGCAGCCTGTGCATGGGCAACCAGGCGCAGGTGCGTGAAGGCGCCACCGTGGTGTCCACCAGCACGCGCAACTTCCCCAACCGCCTGGGCAAGAACACCAATGTGTACCTGGCCTCGGCCGAGCTGGCGGCCATCGCCAGCAAGCTGGGCAAGATCCCGTCGGTGGCCGAATACCATGAGGCCATGGGCATCATCAACAAGGACTCGGCCAGCGTCTACCGCTACCTGAACTTCGACAAGATCGAGGAATACGCGGACACGGCCAAGGGCGTGACGGTCTGA
- a CDS encoding hypothetical protein (PFAM: Tripartite tricarboxylate transporter TctA family) translates to MDAVFTAMGMVFQPYVLMVILLSAVYGLFVGAIPGLTATMATALLVPVTFFMPPIPAVAAIVTATAMAIFSGDIPSALLRMPGTPASAAYTDEAYLLTKSGQAELALGAGLVFSVLGGIFGVLVLIVAAPALAEVALKFSSFEYFWLVMLGFTCAVFIAGSDPLKGIISLLLGLLIGCVGLDNPAGAPRYTFGNAELAGGISLIPLMIGMFAISEVLRFSLSTDRPVMAVDRPFGNVFAGMWELLKRYPLQLLRGSALGTVVGALPGAGADIAAWMSYAMSKRLSKEPEKFGTGHIEGIVESGAANNSALGGAWIPALVFGIPGDSITAIAIGVLYMKNMNPGPTLFVDNPQNIYAVFIVFILAQLLMLPLGWMAIKAAKQILRIPAAVLMPLILLFCVVGSFAINNSLFGVVIMAVAGVAAFFMERWGFPVAPTILGLVLGNMLEEHFFSSLVKADGRLLAFFERPIAAALGALVLLIWLAPLWRTLKQR, encoded by the coding sequence ATGGACGCCGTTTTCACCGCCATGGGCATGGTGTTCCAGCCCTACGTGCTGATGGTCATTCTTCTTTCGGCCGTGTACGGGTTGTTCGTGGGCGCCATTCCTGGGCTCACCGCCACCATGGCCACCGCGCTGCTGGTGCCGGTCACCTTCTTCATGCCGCCCATTCCCGCGGTGGCGGCCATCGTCACCGCCACCGCCATGGCCATCTTCAGCGGCGACATCCCCAGCGCCCTGCTGCGCATGCCCGGCACACCGGCCAGCGCGGCCTACACCGACGAGGCCTACCTGCTCACCAAGAGCGGCCAGGCCGAACTGGCACTGGGCGCAGGGCTGGTGTTCAGCGTGCTGGGCGGCATCTTCGGCGTGCTGGTGCTGATCGTGGCCGCACCGGCGCTGGCCGAGGTGGCGCTGAAGTTCAGTTCCTTCGAGTACTTCTGGCTGGTGATGCTGGGCTTCACCTGTGCGGTGTTCATCGCCGGCAGCGACCCGCTGAAGGGCATCATCTCGCTGCTGCTGGGCCTGCTGATCGGCTGCGTGGGCCTGGACAACCCGGCCGGGGCGCCGCGCTACACCTTCGGCAACGCCGAACTGGCCGGCGGCATCTCGCTCATCCCGCTGATGATCGGCATGTTCGCCATCAGCGAGGTGCTGCGCTTTTCCCTCAGCACCGACCGCCCGGTGATGGCGGTGGACCGGCCCTTCGGCAACGTGTTCGCCGGCATGTGGGAACTGCTGAAACGCTACCCGCTGCAACTGCTGCGCGGCTCGGCACTGGGCACGGTGGTGGGGGCGCTGCCCGGGGCGGGCGCGGACATTGCGGCCTGGATGTCCTACGCCATGTCCAAGCGGCTGTCGAAGGAACCTGAAAAGTTCGGCACCGGCCACATCGAAGGCATTGTCGAATCGGGCGCGGCCAACAACTCGGCGCTGGGTGGGGCCTGGATCCCGGCGCTGGTGTTCGGCATCCCGGGCGACAGCATCACCGCCATCGCCATCGGCGTGCTGTACATGAAGAACATGAACCCCGGGCCCACGCTGTTCGTGGACAACCCGCAGAACATCTATGCGGTGTTCATCGTCTTCATCCTGGCGCAGTTGCTGATGCTGCCGCTGGGCTGGATGGCCATCAAGGCGGCCAAGCAGATTTTGCGCATCCCGGCCGCGGTGCTGATGCCGCTGATCCTGCTGTTCTGCGTGGTGGGCAGCTTTGCCATCAACAACAGCCTGTTCGGCGTGGTCATCATGGCGGTGGCCGGCGTGGCCGCCTTCTTCATGGAACGCTGGGGCTTCCCTGTTGCGCCCACCATCCTGGGCCTGGTCTTGGGCAACATGCTGGAGGAGCATTTCTTCTCCAGCCTTGTGAAGGCCGATGGCCGGTTGCTGGCCTTCTTCGAGCGCCCCATCGCCGCCGCGCTGGGCGCGCTGGTGCTTCTGATTTGGCTGGCGCCGCTGTGGCGCACGCTCAAGCAGCGCTGA
- a CDS encoding malate dehydrogenase (PFAM: lactate/malate dehydrogenase, alpha/beta C-terminal domain; lactate/malate dehydrogenase, NAD binding domain~TIGRFAM: malate dehydrogenase), translating to MSKKPVRVAVTGAAGQIGYALLFRIASGEMLGKDQPVILQLLEVPAEGPQKALKGVMMELEDCAFPLLAGMEAHSDPMTAFKDTDYALLVGSMPRKAGMERAELLSINGQIFTGQGKALNAVASRQVKVLVVGNPANTNAYIAMKAAPDLDRRNFTAMLRLDHNRAASQIAAKTGKPVSSIKKLAVWGNHSPTMYADYRFATIDGASVKDMINDQVWNKDTFLPTVGKRGAAIIEARGLSSAASAANAAIDHMRDWALGTNGEWVTMGVPSNGEYGIPKDVMFGFPVTTANGDYKIVEGLAIDAFSQECINKTLAELQGEQDGVKHLL from the coding sequence ATGAGCAAGAAGCCCGTTCGCGTGGCGGTCACCGGCGCCGCCGGCCAGATCGGTTATGCCCTGCTGTTCCGCATCGCCTCGGGCGAAATGCTGGGCAAGGACCAGCCCGTCATCCTGCAGCTGCTGGAAGTGCCGGCCGAAGGCCCGCAGAAGGCGCTCAAGGGCGTGATGATGGAACTGGAAGACTGCGCCTTCCCGCTGCTGGCGGGCATGGAAGCCCACAGCGACCCGATGACCGCCTTCAAGGACACCGACTACGCGCTGCTGGTGGGTTCGATGCCGCGCAAGGCCGGCATGGAACGCGCCGAACTGCTGTCCATCAACGGCCAGATCTTCACCGGCCAGGGCAAGGCGCTGAACGCCGTCGCCAGCCGCCAGGTCAAGGTGCTGGTGGTGGGCAACCCGGCCAACACCAATGCCTACATCGCGATGAAGGCCGCGCCGGACCTGGACCGCCGCAACTTCACCGCCATGCTGCGCCTGGACCACAACCGCGCCGCCAGCCAGATCGCCGCCAAGACCGGCAAGCCGGTGTCGTCCATCAAGAAGCTGGCGGTGTGGGGCAACCACTCGCCCACCATGTACGCCGACTACCGCTTCGCCACCATCGACGGCGCGTCGGTCAAGGACATGATCAACGACCAGGTCTGGAACAAGGACACCTTCCTGCCCACCGTGGGCAAGCGCGGCGCGGCCATCATCGAAGCGCGCGGGCTGTCGTCGGCCGCATCGGCCGCCAACGCCGCCATCGACCACATGCGCGACTGGGCCCTGGGCACCAACGGCGAATGGGTCACCATGGGCGTGCCCAGCAACGGCGAATACGGCATCCCCAAGGACGTGATGTTCGGCTTCCCGGTCACCACGGCCAACGGCGACTACAAGATCGTCGAAGGCCTTGCCATCGACGCCTTCAGCCAGGAATGCATCAACAAGACCCTGGCCGAGCTACAGGGCGAGCAGGATGGCGTGAAGCACCTGCTGTAA
- a CDS encoding diguanylate cyclase (GGDEF) domain-containing protein (PFAM: GGDEF domain~TIGRFAM: diguanylate cyclase (GGDEF) domain), translated as MSSSLLKLADYFGAHQAQNLDAHERDRAKQRAAISGAFALVLSLGHVLSPDSRPEHVVALIGLSLLYSLLALVYLKGVLARGRNPVFMQYLFIALDPALTIVVVVGAPKWAAAFYVVVMVQIVRVGIRYGMRTLWLSWAGAMVTAAVLMPLSPFWMQEVQLLRSFGATMLVIPVLFSPLIRRLHEVTDELRTAAGSDPLTGLGNRRLLAEHIRLAQERSQRDGTMLGVILLDLDNFKKVNDTLGHARGDTLLEALSTAIRGNIRAGDFLARVGGDEFVLLVEGLSMLAGRQQAQDIAQKLVGVIEATARGIAPAAGVSASVGVQCWAHALDPLRSEEDLLDAADKAMYEAKHAGKARVRLAAA; from the coding sequence ATGTCTTCTTCGCTGCTGAAGCTGGCCGACTACTTCGGCGCCCACCAGGCCCAGAATCTGGACGCCCACGAACGCGACCGCGCCAAGCAACGCGCGGCGATCTCGGGGGCGTTCGCGCTGGTGCTGTCGCTGGGGCATGTGCTGTCACCCGACTCGCGGCCCGAGCATGTGGTGGCCCTGATCGGGCTGAGCCTGTTGTATTCGCTGCTGGCGCTGGTGTACCTGAAAGGCGTTCTGGCGCGCGGGCGCAACCCGGTGTTCATGCAGTACCTGTTCATTGCGCTGGACCCGGCCCTGACCATCGTGGTCGTGGTGGGGGCGCCGAAGTGGGCTGCGGCCTTCTACGTGGTGGTGATGGTGCAGATCGTTCGGGTGGGCATCCGCTACGGCATGCGCACCCTCTGGTTGTCCTGGGCCGGGGCCATGGTCACCGCCGCCGTGCTGATGCCCTTGAGCCCGTTCTGGATGCAGGAAGTGCAACTGCTGCGGTCCTTTGGCGCCACGATGTTGGTGATTCCGGTCTTGTTCAGCCCCTTGATCCGCCGCCTGCACGAGGTGACCGACGAGCTGCGCACCGCCGCCGGGTCGGACCCGCTGACCGGCCTGGGCAACCGCCGCCTGCTGGCCGAGCACATCCGCCTGGCCCAGGAACGCAGCCAGCGCGACGGCACCATGCTGGGCGTGATCCTGCTGGACCTTGACAACTTCAAGAAGGTGAACGACACCCTGGGCCACGCGCGTGGCGACACGCTGCTGGAAGCCCTTTCCACCGCCATCCGCGGCAACATCCGCGCCGGCGACTTCCTGGCGCGCGTGGGCGGCGACGAGTTCGTGCTGCTGGTTGAAGGCCTGTCCATGCTGGCCGGCCGGCAGCAGGCCCAGGACATCGCGCAAAAGCTGGTGGGCGTGATCGAGGCCACCGCACGCGGCATTGCCCCGGCGGCCGGGGTGTCGGCCAGCGTGGGCGTGCAGTGCTGGGCCCACGCGCTGGACCCGCTGCGCAGCGAAGAAGACCTGCTGGACGCGGCCGACAAGGCCATGTACGAAGCCAAGCACGCCGGCAAGGCCCGCGTGAGGCTGGCAGCGGCCTGA
- a CDS encoding succinate dehydrogenase, hydrophobic membrane anchor protein (PFAM: Succinate dehydrogenase/Fumarate reductase transmembrane subunit~TIGRFAM: succinate dehydrogenase, hydrophobic membrane anchor protein), with protein sequence MSVNYGSKRLVVGAHYGLRDWLSQRITAALMALFTLLLLAQVLFGGPLGYDRWAGIFAQQWMKVLTFVVIVSLAWHAWVGVRDILMDYVQAVWLRLVLHVFTLVWLVGCAGWAVQVLWRL encoded by the coding sequence ATGAGTGTCAACTACGGTTCCAAGCGCCTGGTGGTCGGGGCGCACTATGGCCTGCGCGACTGGCTGTCCCAGCGCATCACCGCGGCGCTGATGGCGCTGTTCACCCTGCTGCTGCTGGCGCAGGTGCTGTTCGGCGGCCCGCTGGGCTACGACCGCTGGGCCGGCATCTTTGCCCAGCAGTGGATGAAGGTGCTGACCTTCGTCGTCATCGTGTCGCTGGCCTGGCATGCCTGGGTGGGTGTGCGCGACATCCTGATGGATTACGTCCAGGCAGTGTGGCTGCGCCTGGTGCTGCATGTGTTCACCCTGGTCTGGCTGGTGGGTTGCGCCGGTTGGGCGGTGCAGGTGCTCTGGAGGCTCTGA
- a CDS encoding succinate dehydrogenase, cytochrome b556 subunit (PFAM: Succinate dehydrogenase/Fumarate reductase transmembrane subunit~TIGRFAM: succinate dehydrogenase, cytochrome b556 subunit), translating to MSETTTKRPPRPGPMRLPDALQYRLPLAGVVSILHRASGVLMFVLLPFIVWLFDVSVSSEVSYEQFSSAYSAGIGFLPGWFVKLVTLGLIWAYLHHITAGLRHLWMDATHSVTKAHGHNSAVATMAISVLLTVALGAKLFGLF from the coding sequence ATGTCAGAAACGACAACGAAGCGTCCCCCCCGCCCCGGCCCCATGCGGCTGCCCGACGCCCTGCAGTACCGGCTGCCCCTGGCCGGCGTGGTGTCCATCCTGCACCGCGCCAGCGGGGTGCTGATGTTCGTGCTGCTGCCCTTCATCGTCTGGCTGTTCGACGTGAGCGTCAGCTCGGAAGTCAGCTACGAACAGTTCAGCAGCGCCTACAGCGCGGGCATCGGCTTCCTGCCGGGCTGGTTCGTGAAGCTCGTGACCCTGGGCCTGATCTGGGCCTACCTGCACCACATCACCGCCGGCCTGCGCCACCTGTGGATGGACGCCACCCACAGCGTGACCAAGGCCCATGGCCACAACTCGGCGGTGGCCACCATGGCCATCAGCGTGCTGCTGACCGTGGCCTTGGGCGCCAAGCTCTTCGGCCTGTTCTGA
- a CDS encoding hypothetical protein (PFAM: Tripartite tricarboxylate transporter family receptor) — MAAHPQGHPARRACLSAAIGLGLALAFGPAQAQTYPDRPLTMLVPWGAGGGTDAVARMLASLMEKELGQPVNVVNRTGGSGVVGHSAIASAAPDGYTIGMITVEITMMHHQKLTELDPTSFTPIALVNLDPAGFQVRADSSYKNVNDVLAAVKANPGKFKASGTGQGGIWHLALAGWLRDAKVDPASVPWVPSNGAAPGLQDLVAGGVEFVPSSLPEARSLIDAGKVRPLVIMASQRSALFPNVPTLKEATGSDWATGAWRGIAAPKGLPAPVAARLEAAVKKAYDSKEYKDFMAQRGFGMLWGNGKEFAGFMAKSDADMKAVMTAVGLAK, encoded by the coding sequence ATGGCAGCACACCCCCAGGGACATCCGGCGCGCCGCGCCTGCTTGAGCGCGGCCATCGGCCTGGGCCTGGCGCTGGCCTTCGGCCCGGCGCAGGCCCAGACCTACCCGGACCGCCCCCTCACGATGTTGGTACCCTGGGGCGCGGGCGGCGGCACCGACGCGGTGGCGCGCATGTTGGCCAGCCTGATGGAGAAGGAACTGGGCCAGCCGGTGAACGTGGTCAACCGCACGGGCGGCTCGGGGGTGGTGGGCCATTCGGCCATCGCGTCCGCGGCGCCCGATGGCTACACCATCGGCATGATCACCGTGGAAATCACGATGATGCACCACCAGAAACTCACCGAACTGGACCCCACCAGCTTCACGCCCATTGCACTGGTGAACCTGGACCCGGCGGGCTTCCAGGTGCGGGCCGATTCGTCCTACAAGAACGTCAATGACGTGCTGGCCGCGGTGAAGGCCAACCCGGGCAAGTTCAAGGCCTCGGGCACCGGGCAGGGCGGCATCTGGCACCTGGCGCTGGCCGGCTGGCTGCGCGATGCCAAGGTGGACCCGGCCTCGGTGCCTTGGGTGCCCAGCAACGGTGCCGCGCCGGGGCTGCAGGACCTGGTGGCCGGCGGCGTGGAATTCGTGCCCAGTTCGCTGCCCGAAGCGCGTTCGCTGATCGACGCCGGCAAGGTGCGGCCGCTGGTCATCATGGCCAGCCAGCGCTCGGCCCTGTTCCCCAATGTGCCCACGCTGAAGGAAGCCACCGGCTCCGACTGGGCCACCGGCGCCTGGCGCGGCATTGCCGCACCCAAGGGCCTGCCCGCCCCGGTGGCGGCGCGCCTGGAGGCTGCTGTGAAGAAGGCCTACGACAGCAAGGAGTACAAGGACTTCATGGCCCAGCGCGGCTTCGGCATGCTGTGGGGCAATGGCAAGGAATTTGCCGGTTTCATGGCCAAGTCCGACGCCGACATGAAGGCCGTGATGACGGCCGTGGGCCTGGCCAAGTAA